The Methanospirillum lacunae genome segment TGTTACTTCTCCCCCTTTGCCCGGGGCTGAGTTTACCGGAACCCCGACAACAGGAATCATACCTTTTAATGTTTCATTCCTGTATACCTCGCCGGACAGTCCAATTGGGTTTAACTGGAGTTTCGATGATGGCACTATGAATAATACCCAAACAGATCCAACTCACACATACTGGGTATCAGGTTCTCACGATGTTACATTGACTGTTCTGGGTGCCACTGATAATAATACCAATGTAAAACATGATTACATTAAGGCCAGGCAGGTCCCAGTGTGGTTTATGGGTAATGTTACTTCGGGTAAAGCATCACTTTCTGTAAGTTTTAATGGTAGTTCTATCAGTCCGATGCAATCCTGGGTCTATTACTTTGGGGATGGTGGAGTAGGTTATGAGCAGAATATGACCCATAGATACAATACAGCTGGAGTGTACACAGTTCGGGCAGAGGCGATGATAGGTAATGCACGTAACAGTGCGGTAAGAAACCAGTATATTTCTGTGACTTAATTAATCATAAGAAATTTATTTTCATATGTAGATCTGATATTTAAGTGTTTATTTTCTTTTGATTTTCCATTTTTGGTGATAAACCATAATAATATCAATCTACTTATTTTTAAGTTATCAAATATTTACGGGGGTTAATGTTTGAGGCAATTTATAATTATTTAAGTTGTTATGCAGGCATACGTAGTCCTTTTATTTAACTGTTAGAAATTGCCTGAATTCATGAATGTTAAGGTTATATTCTGTCATGTTTTTGACTAAACATATATCCTTTGATTATTCATTAGGTTATTTTAAAATCTATGATAATTAGGAATATATCTTTTAATTTTTGTGTTGGGTAATTAAATACGAACATTAATATTAAATGAATGATAAAACCCCACCATACATATATCCCAGATAGGACTCACATTTCAGGGGCTTATCTGATGGGATGCATTAGTTTTGATGTGGGGTTGCTATATGACTACTATTTCGATTTGTTTTATTCGGTGAAATAATGAAAAATTCTGGTGGGAAGAGAAGTGGAGGTCTTTTTCTTGCAAAGGTCTTTAGCTGTATTGTGTGTATAATCTGCTTTTCAGGTGTGGTATTTGGTGAGGATATCTATGCCCGTTTTGCAGCCGTTCCTGACTCTGGTCCAGCTCCTCTTAATGTTACCTTTGTTGATCAGTCTGAAGGGAATCCAACATACTATCGCTGGGATTTGGATGGGAATGGAACATGGGATCCAGATGCTTCAGACAACCGGAATCCCTCGCATACCTATACTACGCCCGGTATGTACGATGTCTGCATGACGGTCTGGAATGGAACATTAGTGACTAGTAATAGTACTGGAACGATACGAGTTTATGAGTCGGTGAAAGGAAATTTAAGTGCTAACTTTGCAGCTTCACCAAGGTCTGGTTATCCACCATTAAATGTATCCTTTATTGATCAGTCTTCAAGTGCTTTGAATTGGACCTGGATATTTGATATTAACAGTTCTTCTACTTTAGATTCTGAAATGCATTTGCAGAATCCTGTACACACCTATACAAATCCGGGGTGGTATACGGTGATGTTGAATGTTAGTGATAACTATTCTGCTGATAAGGGAAGACTTTCATCATTGTCTCAGGAGAATTTTATTCATGTTCTTCCCATTCCAAAGCCGCAACCTGATTTTGTAGCATCACCTCAATCAGGGACAAGTAATTTGACAGTAACCTTTACAGATCTGACCCCAATAACCAGTGAATTCTTTGGAAACCTTTCTCCTGATTTGTGGCAATATTCATATGATTGGGATTTTGGTGATGATTCTCTTAACTCAAGCGAAAAAAATCCAGTTCACACGTACACTAAAAAAGGACTTTTTAATGTTTCTGTTGGTGTGACAGGTCCTGGTGGAATGACTCTGATAAGTAAAAATGGATATATTGCAGTTGATACTCCCCCTGCACCTCTTGCTGATTTTACCGTTTCACCTTCTAATGGTACTGTTCCCCTAACTGTTAACTTCATTGGTCTAGCTGAAGGAACCGGTCATCTCACATATCTGTGGAATTTCGGAGACAACTCTACCATCGTTTCCGGACGTAATCCAGTTCATGTCTACTCAAATCCAGGTTCATATAATGTCTCACTAGAGGTGAGTGATGGTTCAAAAACAGGTTCAGTAATTAGAAATAACAGTGTCATCGCCCGTGAACCTGCTCCTCTCTCTGCGATGTTCACGGCAACTCCCAGGAATGGTACAGCTCCCCTGCAGGTCTCCTTTATTGATCAATCCTATAGTGAAACACCATTAACTTACAATTGGTCTTTCGGTGATGGTTCACTAATTAACCATGATAAAAACCCGGTCCATATTTATACCCAGGAAGGGGTGTATGGCGTCTCGCTTCAGGTTAAAGGAGGGAACACCTCGAACGTGATAAACCAGAGTAATTTCATTACTGTGGAGAAACCAGCTCTGCATAAGGCCGATTTTACTGCGGTTCCGGTTGAAGGGCCTGTACCCCTCATCGTTTCATTTGTTGATCAATCAACAGGAACAGGGCCGTTTACGTATTTGTGGGACTTTGGTGATGGATCAGGACAAGTAACTGATAAGAATCCTAGCCATACCTATGAAATTCCTGGTTTGTATACAGTTAATGAAACCGTAAACAGTTCGGCTGGTTCAATACTTGTCTCAAAGGAGAGGTTAGTGAATGCAACAACAGCTATTGAATCACGGCCAGTCTATGCCAATTTTAGCGCAATTTCAACCAGGGGAGTGGCTCCGTTTAATGTGCAGTTTATGGATCTGTCCTCCGGACCAGTTGCAGCATGGAAATGGACATTTGGTGATGGGAGTTCTGTTACAGAACAGGGACCCAATCACACGTATGTAAAACCTGGTGTTTATGATGTCAGCCTAGATGTCTTTAACAAGTCCGGAGTATCCAATACCATAACAAGTTCGAAATTTATTACTGCATTGAGTCCTGCTGTAACAACAAAAATTACTCTGGTGTACGCTGATCTTTCAAACAAGAAAAAGATTCAGTTTTTTGATAATTCCGAAGGCGTTGGTATAAACAGTTGGATATGGGACTTTGGTGATGGATCTGATGAATCAGAAATTCAAAATCCGTTCCATGAATTCGCTACTAGTGGAACCTTCCCGATCAAGTTGACAATTTCCAACGGCTATGCTTCTGATAGCAATACATTTTATGTAAAAATCAAATAACGTAATTTTCTCTTTTTTTACTCAGAACAAATTTTTCCGGATTCCAATGGAAAAATTTATATTTGAATTATTATAAATACAATGTCTATTATTCGGAATTGTGGGGTTAAACTGACTTCAGGTTCTGCATCGCTTTAAAATTAAAATTTGGAGTAATATCCGGGTTTTAATGAAGAGAGGCGGGGAGCAGGGTGATCAAAGTTTTCCCGTTCGGATGGTGTTATGAAATGTTGTCAGGATGGTTTAATATGGGGAAATACATGAGATTGGGAGTTATCTCAATCATACTATTATGCATGCTGGCTGGTCTGGCATCAGCATCAGTAGCAATTGCCGGGCCTACTACGGTCACCCGCGGTGGTGTGAGTGATGGGCAACCAAATGTGGATGGCTTTTTCAATCTCTCAATAAGTGGGAATGATTCTGCTAGTGTTCCAATGCATCTCGGGTTGGTTGTCATTCCGCAGACGATGACAGGAGATATCTGTGATCGTCCACCATATCTGATTAATAATTCTATTGTTGGAGATACTCTTGTTCTTGGTGATGATGCGAAAATATGGCCTGAAGACTATAGTAATCCATATTATTTTAGCAAGGTATCACCAAATGGAGTCGATAGTCCATCTGTAGGACCTTGGACAGTGCCTTGGAATGGAACTCATTACTATGGTGCGATAAATACGAACAACACCACCGTCATGGTTGGGACTCTCTATCCTGATGATGGTACTAATGAATTTGTATCATCCAGCTTGAAGCCTGGAAGTTATACCTACCATTTACAATCTGATTTCAAACAGAGTGTCCCTGGAAGCGATTCACAGGACTTCAATGTGACGGTAACCTATGGTGCTGTTACTGCTGGAGCATACAACTTTACATCCTGGAGTCAGGGCTCATTAGTTCCGATTTCTACTATTCAGTCAGGTCACACGGTTATGCTTCAGGGAACTAACACTGATACTAAAACCACATACCTATGGGTAGGGGGCGAAGGTCTTCCGAAGTGTGGTCAGTTCTTAGGTGCGTTAACTGTAGAGCCCCAGCCCACAGACAATAAAGGTGCATTCATGAATGGAACCTGGTATTATCAGTGGGAAGCCCCCTGTACCGGTGGAAATTACACCGTTTATGCTTCTAGCGTAAATTCATCTGATGTTGTTCCGCGTCTCAAAAATAAGTATGCACTTGAAAGTTGCAGTGCAAGTTGCAGCGAAGGAGGTATCTGTGGATTATATAACTGTCCTACCTGTGGACCTACACCTGCAACAATTTCAATAAAAGTAACCGAACCTGAATTTAACTTTACAGTTCCAGAGATCGTGGATCGATGTTGTTGTGCAGCTTTCCCTTGTGGTGCAACCGATCCTATGACCTCAATAAACCTGACCGGTTATACCGGAACACCACAACAGCCAGTTAGAGTCTGGTTATTTGGTAACAGTTGGATGGGGTCAGCCCCGTACCTGGTGAGTAATTTCACTTCAGGAGTTGATTCACAAGGAACATTTGATCTGGATGTCAGGACATTATTCTCTACAAATGGGAATCACATACCCTTCTGTGAGTTAGATGCAGGTGAATACAACCTTGTTATTCAGATACCTGGATGTAACTCGTCAGCAATTGATGTAGGTCCTTCATATATCTCTAAGGATTTAGTTGGATACAAAGCGTATCAGGCGTTAATTACTAAACTAAATGACAGGGGTCAGGCTCTCTGCCCGGTATGTCCGAAGGTTACTGACAAATATGTCACACTAAAGTTTACCATCAGAGACATCTGTAATGGTGGTTCCGCTGATTTTAATGGAACTCCAACTTCAGGTCTTGTAAAACTCCCGGTTCAGTTCACTGATTTATCCACTTTTATGGGTACATCCTGGTCATGGGACTTTGGTGATAATGCAACCTCAAATGAAACTAATCCTCTCCATGTTTATACAACACCGGGCAATTACACGGTAACTCTGAAGGTTTCCAACGGGACAATCACCAAGGAGCAAAAGAAGTTTGACTATATCAAAGTCAGTGAAGTCCCTTCAAAGTACTTCGAGCCTGTAGCAAACTTCACCTATTCAATCACCCATGATACAACTGGAGAAGTTCAGTTTATCGATCAGTCATTTGGCTCAACGCCACTGACCTACTCTTGGAACTTTGGAGATAACTCAACCAGTACCAACGTTAGTCCTTTCCACCAGTTCTTTGCCCTGGGTATCTATTCCGTCACACTTACTGTGACTGATACCCATGGAAAGGTAAGCAACATCACACAGCAGATCAACGTCAATGCAGTTCCGATCTATAGTTCACCGGTTGCGAACTTTACCTATGTTCCAAAGAATGTAGATCCGATGACCATCCAGTTCATTGATCAGTCGTTCAGCTCCACTGATCTCTGGTATCTCTGGAACTTTGGTGACGGGACAAACAGTACTGATAAGGTTCCGGCACACACCTACACTACAGCAGCGACGTACAATGTCTCTCTGACGGTAACTGATCAGTATGACAATGCCTCGACTGCTTCACAGTCGATTCAGGTTCCGGTGACACCAGGTGGCCTGCCAAACATCGACTTTACAGCCGATATCACAAGTGGACAGTACCCGTTAACCGTGCAGTTCCTTGATAACACCACGACTACATGGGCCGACTCCTGGCAATGGAACTTTGGCGATGGTGCAGTGTCCTCACTCCGTAGTCCTTCTCACACCTACACCACTCCAGGTCAATACACCGTTACCCTCAGGGCGGCGAATGTCAATGGTGAAGGGAATGAGATGACTAAGGAGAACTATATAATAGTTCAGAATCATCCACCGGTTATCGCTGCAACAGCAGACCCGATGAGTGGTAACTTCCCGCTTAAGGTAGAATTCACTGCAAATGCAACCGTTAATAACAAGACTGTTGAGCAATCCGCTCCTTTGATCAAGACTTGGATCTGGGAGTTTGGAGACTCTAGCACGACTTCAGAGCAGAACCCGACCCATGTCTATGAGACTCCGGGTAACTACAATGTAACTGTCCTCTGCCAGCTTGTTGATGGAGTAAGTTCGCAGATTGATGTAGGAACAATCAAAGTAGGGCCTCAACCTTATGCAAACTTCTATTGGGATTATCTGGATAAGGATGAGACCTGCTGTTACCTGGTAAAGTTCACCGACACATCAGTTGGGGCAGCCTCTTGGAACTGGGACTTTGGCGATGGTCTGACTTCCATCGAGCAGAATCCAACCCACCGGTTCAAGGAAGTTGGTTCATATAATGTCACTCTGACCATCAAGGATAGCAGTAGTGCAACCAGCATTATGACTAAGACTGTTCAGATCACTTCCGGGTATACTACTCCTACCCCAACCCCGACTCCAACACCGGTGCCGGGACAGGTGATTGCAGACTTTACCTCGAAGGCCACAGCAACACGAACAATAGCATTTACTGATGTTTCAACCGGAGAAATCAATGGTTCAACAACCTGGAGCTGGAGCTTCGGAGATGGAACCATCGCTTCTATTCAGAATCCGATTCATCTCTATCCGACTGATGGTCAGTACACAGTTGTTCTGACAGTTTCAAACGGCCAATTCAGTGATTCTGAATCCAAGACCATTGGTGTCAGATAATTCTGAATTCTCATATTCTTTTTTAATATTGTAATCCTGACTGCGCACCAGCATTTTTCAGCCCGCAGCAAGGCGTTTTTTTTAGGTAGAAAAATCCGCGATCTTATTTAGGTGGCTGCCTGATTCTGATCCTCTCTTGATAGAGAATGAATACATGCGCTGGAACTTTGGATATTCTGGTAAAATAAAACCGTCATAACACTTCTGAAAAATTAATTTATCTAAATTTTGAAATATTTTTCTATCAGGTTAAACCGATCCCTTTCTATCTCCGCTTGATGGAATATTAATCGGAGACCTGACTCGTATAGGAAAAAAACAGGTTATCCTGGATACTTATGGAAATATTTATATTAGAAATAATATATAGGATTTTTATTATCTACGAATGGGGGTCGAATACGTCACTGAACTTTCCATGATAGGTATTATCAGCAAAACCTGATTCCTCTGTGTTTCAGGGCGACGGCAGATAATGAAACCCGGTGCTGTATCTTGCCTTTGGTCGGCATTCGGGCTGAGTGAATGGGGGTTAGCTGTGAACTAGGGTTCACCCGTTCATGGATGTGATCATGACTCGATGTGATTTGGGGTGTATGCGATGAGAGAAAAATTATTGATTGCCATGCTCCTGGCAGGATGCCTCCTGATGGCCCTTGTGCCCGGAGTCTCGGCTCAGACGTTCAATAACATCGACCAGAATGTCGTCATTAAAGAGGTCCTTCAGGGACACACGATATTCTTCGGTGAAGAACATGTGGATGTGAGTGACTGCATGAACTATAACGGGACAGTCTTCCCGTATGCTGTTGCACTCAATGTGGTACGAAACGTTACTGATGCCATAAAGATTGAAAATCCGAAAGACTTTACGCTGCCGACTGACAAGCCGGAGAACGACTGGTATCTCTCTCCTGATGGAGTAGTACCATTCTATGCAGCTGATGGGTCTGCAGTCAAGGCATTTACCTCACAGGAGCCATCTCTCAA includes the following:
- a CDS encoding PKD domain-containing protein; its protein translation is MKNSGGKRSGGLFLAKVFSCIVCIICFSGVVFGEDIYARFAAVPDSGPAPLNVTFVDQSEGNPTYYRWDLDGNGTWDPDASDNRNPSHTYTTPGMYDVCMTVWNGTLVTSNSTGTIRVYESVKGNLSANFAASPRSGYPPLNVSFIDQSSSALNWTWIFDINSSSTLDSEMHLQNPVHTYTNPGWYTVMLNVSDNYSADKGRLSSLSQENFIHVLPIPKPQPDFVASPQSGTSNLTVTFTDLTPITSEFFGNLSPDLWQYSYDWDFGDDSLNSSEKNPVHTYTKKGLFNVSVGVTGPGGMTLISKNGYIAVDTPPAPLADFTVSPSNGTVPLTVNFIGLAEGTGHLTYLWNFGDNSTIVSGRNPVHVYSNPGSYNVSLEVSDGSKTGSVIRNNSVIAREPAPLSAMFTATPRNGTAPLQVSFIDQSYSETPLTYNWSFGDGSLINHDKNPVHIYTQEGVYGVSLQVKGGNTSNVINQSNFITVEKPALHKADFTAVPVEGPVPLIVSFVDQSTGTGPFTYLWDFGDGSGQVTDKNPSHTYEIPGLYTVNETVNSSAGSILVSKERLVNATTAIESRPVYANFSAISTRGVAPFNVQFMDLSSGPVAAWKWTFGDGSSVTEQGPNHTYVKPGVYDVSLDVFNKSGVSNTITSSKFITALSPAVTTKITLVYADLSNKKKIQFFDNSEGVGINSWIWDFGDGSDESEIQNPFHEFATSGTFPIKLTISNGYASDSNTFYVKIK
- a CDS encoding PKD domain-containing protein, with protein sequence MRLGVISIILLCMLAGLASASVAIAGPTTVTRGGVSDGQPNVDGFFNLSISGNDSASVPMHLGLVVIPQTMTGDICDRPPYLINNSIVGDTLVLGDDAKIWPEDYSNPYYFSKVSPNGVDSPSVGPWTVPWNGTHYYGAINTNNTTVMVGTLYPDDGTNEFVSSSLKPGSYTYHLQSDFKQSVPGSDSQDFNVTVTYGAVTAGAYNFTSWSQGSLVPISTIQSGHTVMLQGTNTDTKTTYLWVGGEGLPKCGQFLGALTVEPQPTDNKGAFMNGTWYYQWEAPCTGGNYTVYASSVNSSDVVPRLKNKYALESCSASCSEGGICGLYNCPTCGPTPATISIKVTEPEFNFTVPEIVDRCCCAAFPCGATDPMTSINLTGYTGTPQQPVRVWLFGNSWMGSAPYLVSNFTSGVDSQGTFDLDVRTLFSTNGNHIPFCELDAGEYNLVIQIPGCNSSAIDVGPSYISKDLVGYKAYQALITKLNDRGQALCPVCPKVTDKYVTLKFTIRDICNGGSADFNGTPTSGLVKLPVQFTDLSTFMGTSWSWDFGDNATSNETNPLHVYTTPGNYTVTLKVSNGTITKEQKKFDYIKVSEVPSKYFEPVANFTYSITHDTTGEVQFIDQSFGSTPLTYSWNFGDNSTSTNVSPFHQFFALGIYSVTLTVTDTHGKVSNITQQINVNAVPIYSSPVANFTYVPKNVDPMTIQFIDQSFSSTDLWYLWNFGDGTNSTDKVPAHTYTTAATYNVSLTVTDQYDNASTASQSIQVPVTPGGLPNIDFTADITSGQYPLTVQFLDNTTTTWADSWQWNFGDGAVSSLRSPSHTYTTPGQYTVTLRAANVNGEGNEMTKENYIIVQNHPPVIAATADPMSGNFPLKVEFTANATVNNKTVEQSAPLIKTWIWEFGDSSTTSEQNPTHVYETPGNYNVTVLCQLVDGVSSQIDVGTIKVGPQPYANFYWDYLDKDETCCYLVKFTDTSVGAASWNWDFGDGLTSIEQNPTHRFKEVGSYNVTLTIKDSSSATSIMTKTVQITSGYTTPTPTPTPTPVPGQVIADFTSKATATRTIAFTDVSTGEINGSTTWSWSFGDGTIASIQNPIHLYPTDGQYTVVLTVSNGQFSDSESKTIGVR